In one Juglans regia cultivar Chandler chromosome 11, Walnut 2.0, whole genome shotgun sequence genomic region, the following are encoded:
- the LOC109000325 gene encoding phosphate transporter PHO1 homolog 3-like, which produces MKFGKEFAAQMVPEWQEAYMVYGKLKTLLKDILHFKQRNRPPATPCGLKRELTLYRAFSGLTQRYNDHPTTRDDDHDIESQAILVNSVSRDGSQIYQTTFLKSDNEGGEYELVYFRRLDDEFNKVEKFYSSKVEEVMTEADMLNKQMDAFIAFRIKVENPQGWFDRSVEMTSPASDVAASAAALSASTPRGARGSRRNVMSMDLIEEVGSNSHGQSDDSSDQEKYEEETIDVVNQEVQEQRPNNIRASRPAPLEVLDRVKINNTRETPRSTIKSILHYPNQTELNFNTENLRKVEEQLKRAIIEFYQKLRLLKSFKQLLNTLAFSKIMKKYDKITSRDASKSYTKMVDNSFLGSSDEVTKLIERTKAAFIKYFSNSNHTKGMNILRPTAKRERHRTTFSMGFFAGCTASLILALILNIRTRKLMNNKGATEYMENMFPLYSLFGFIVLHMLMYAANIYFWRRYRVNYSFIFSFKQGTELGYQQVLLLNFGLAALALASVLLNLDMERDPKTNDYKALTKLLPLNMVLLVVIILFFPFNILNITIAISEGCLRGLLFQRGKRALKYLSGASSLNSIATPM; this is translated from the exons ATGAAGTTCGGAAAGGAATTCGCGGCACAGATGGTGCCCGAATGGCAAGAAGCATACATGGTTTATGGTAAGCTCAAAACCTTGTTGAAAGACATCCTACACTTCAAGCAAAGAAACAGGCCACCGGCCACCCCATGCGGCCTAAAGCGAGAGCTCACACTTTACAGAGCTTTTAGCGGCCTTACACAAAGATACAACGACCACCCCACAACCCGCGATGATGATCATGACATTGAAAGCCAAGCCATTCTCGTAAATTCAGTAAGCCGGGATGGCTCACAAATCTATCAGACAACATTTCTCAAGTCCGACAATGAAGGGGGAGAGTACGAGTTGGTTTACTTCAGGAGGCTCGACGATGAATTCAATAAAGTGGAGAAGTTTTACAGTTCTAAGGTGGAGGAGGTTATGACGGAAGCGGATATGTTGAATAAGCAAATGGATGCTTTCATTGCTTTCCGAATAAAAGTGGAGAATCCTCAAGGCTGGTTTGATAGATCAGTTGAGATGACTTCTCCTGCTTCAGATGTTGCAGCTTCTGCAGCTGCATTGTCGGCTTCAACACCGAGAGGGGCCAGAGGAAGTA GAAGAAATGTCATGTCGATGGATTTGATTGAAGAGGTGGGATCGAATAGCCATGGACAATCAGATGATTCGAGTGATCAGGAAAAATATGAGGAGGAGACCATTGATGTTGTCAATCAAGAGGTTCAAGAACAGAGGCCGAATAACATCAGGGCAAGTAGACCAGCTCCTCTGGAAGTACTTGATCGTGTGAAAATAAACAACACCCGGGAGACTCCTCGCTCCACCATTAAGAGCATCCTCCATTATCCTAATCAGACGGAGCTGAATTTCAACACGGAAAATCTTAGGAAAGTTGAAGAACAACTTAAGCGGGCTATTATTGAATTTTACCAGAAGCTCCGGCTTCTCAAAAGCTTCAA ACAGCTTTTGAATACACTGGCATTTTCAAAGATCATGAAGAAATATGATAAG ATTACTTCAAGGGATGCATCAAAATCCTACACGAAGATGGTGGATAACTCCTTCCTCGGAAGCTCTGATGAG GTTACCAAGCTTATCGAAAGGACTAAAGCTGCATTCATCAAGTATTTCTCCAACTCTAACCACACTAAAGGCATGAACATCTTAAGACCCACGGCAAAGAGAGAAAGACATAGGACTACATTTTCCATGG GTTTTTTTGCTGGCTGCACGGCATCTCTGATATTAgctcttattttaaatatacGCACTCGTAAACTCATGAATAATAAAGGGGCAACCGAATATATGGAGAACATGTTTCCCCTATACAG TTTGTTTGGCTTCATAGTTCTGCACATGTTAATGTATGCTGCCAACATATACTTCTGGAGGCGGTACCGAGTCAACTATTCCTTCATATTCAGCTTCAAGCAAGGAACCGAGTTGGGCTACCAACAAGTTCTCCTCCTCAACTTTGGTCTTGCAGCACTAGCACTAGCTAGTGTTCTCTTAAACCTTGACATGGAAAGGGACCCAAAAACAAATGATTACAAAGCATTGACAAAACTTCTGCCTCTCAACATGGTTCTT CTTGTAGTTATCATATTATTCTTTCCATTCAACATATTAAACATAACAATAGCTATTTCAGAGGGATGCCTCCGTGGCCTTCTATTTCAGAGGGGGAAGAGAGCACTTAAGTACCTGAGTGGAGCGTCTAGTCTCAATAGCATTGCTACAcctatgtga